Within Bacillus sp. BGMRC 2118, the genomic segment TGCCTGTCATTCGCTTCCAGAATAATGCTAGAATGATAACTGGTCCAAAAGCTGCTCCGAATCCTGCCCAAGCATAACTTACTAATGATAATACAGAACTGTCTGGATTTCCTGCTAAAAGAATAGCAATTAGCGCAATTACGACTACTGCAGCACGACCGATCCATACTAGTTCTTTTTCACTTGCATCTTTGCGGAAGACTGCACGATAAATGTCTTCTGCAACAGCACTTGAAGAAACAAGTAACTGTGAATCAATTGTACTCATAATCGCTGCTAGAATTGCCGCAAGTAGAATACCTGACACCCACGGATTAAATAGTACATCCGCAAATTGGATAAACACTTGCTCTCCATCTGGTAACGAATTACCGGAGAAGTAAGCAATTCCGGCAAAACCTGTGAAGATCGCTCCAAATAACCCAAAGACCATCCAAGTCATTCCAATAAAACGCGCTTTTGGAACATCCTTCACTGATTTAATTGCCATAAAACGAGTTATGATATGTGGTTGCCCGAAGTAACCAAGCCCCCATGCTAAAAGCGAGATAATCCCGATTGCCGTCATTCCGGAGAATGCATCTAAGTACATAGGATCTAGTTCTCCTACTTGTCTTACCGTCTCACTATATCCACCAAGCTCCGTAAATGCAACAATTGGTACGATAATTAATGCTAGGAACATGAGAATACCTTGAATAAAATCTGTCCAACTTACTGCTAAAAATCCACCAAGGAAGGTGTAAGAAATAATAACAATTGCACCAATCCATAATGATTGTGAATAACTTAAACCAAATGATGCTTCAAACAGTTTAGCTCCCCCAACCATTCCTGAAGCTGTGTAAAAAGTAAAGAATAATAGAATAACTAATGCTGAGATTAAACGAAGTATTTTTTTATGATCGCGGAATCGATTTTCTAAGAAGTCTGGTATTGTAATAGAATCATTTGCTCGTTCTGTATAACTACGAAGTCTCTTTGCAACAAACTGCCAGTTTAAGTAAGCCCCGATTGTTAAACCGACTGCTAGCCATATCTGGTTCATTCCTCCTGAAGCATAAACTGCACCTGGTAAACCAAGTAATAACCAACTACTCATATCTGATGCACCTGCACTAAGTGCTGCAACACCTGGTCCTAAACGTCTTCCACCTAAAACATAGTCAGATAGATTACTAGTTAGCTTGTAGGCTGCAATACCTATTGCTAGCATCCCAATTAAATACACAATAAAAGTTATTAACGTTGCCGTGTCCATCTACTCTCTCCCCTCTTTTATATACGATACGGTTGATAATACAACAGTGGCTAACATTGGTACAAATAGCCAAAATAAAGTCCCTGCTGAAATCGACAAGCATATCACCTCCCCTATCATTCCTATGCACCTCTATGCACCCGTATTCATTACCCAGAATATTTAGGAAATAAACCGAAAGATGTGCACACTAATTAGACATTTAGATTTATCAAGGATTTCAGTATAACACACTAGTTTGTATAGGTCATTTTTCACAAGAGAAGTAAGTGAGTCTAAATGAATAAATATACATAGTTTTTCTATTTCTATAACCTTCAGACAGTATATAGGCTATAAGTATACATTCAAATTCATAAAATTAATGTTCGGATTTTGGTGAAAATGAGGAGTGTTCGGGGACAATTTGACTAGCAGTTTTAGGAAAAAAATACATAGAAAATTTTTAATTTTGATCAAGTTAAATTTTGTGAGCCTCTATCCAGAAATATGAGACAAAAAGGACATTATATGAGCCCTCCCATACAACTTATGAGCCAAAAAAACACAAATATGAGTCTTCACCCATTTTATGGAAGTAAAACAAAACAAAACAAAAAAACACAAATGCGACCTCGCTCATCCTAAATTTCGGAAGAAACGAGGTCGCCTAGACTATCTCAATATCCACTTTTTCCATCCTTTCTAAGTAATTCAAACAGAGAATCTAAATTTGTTCCCAGCATATGTACTATGCCTTCGCCTTTCTCTACACATTGGAATCACCTTTTCTAATAATATGTTGGGCTACTAGTATCTCTTTATTAAATCAAAGGCATCACCCTGTTCTAATTTTTTGCCATACTGTAAGCAACGTAATTCTTCACCTCACGCTTTAAATCAATCGCATCACTCTTTCTTGGAAGATAATTGTGGTAGATCCCCATGTACCATTTGTACATTTCGCCTTTCACTGCGTCATTGGAATCACGTCCTTTCTTCTTTTTCATTTATGGTTTACCATAGACTGTGTGCTTCATTTTGCATCACCCTTTCTGTTTGGCTTATTCATATACTATCTTATTATCTGTTTATTGTAAATATTCAAAATATTTAATTTTAGTCTACTACCACTTATATATCTCACTCAATCAACGAATATCTCCAATTTACTAACTTTTTTAGGCTTTTTAGTTTTCTTATTAAAAATAAAGAAAATTCGAGTGGTGCCAGGCACCACTCGAATTTTGTCGAAAAAGAGTACTGCTTCACAGTACTCTAAAATGTTCTGATCATAACTTGTCCAATTAACATAAAGATAATTGTGATGAGTAGCATTCTAGCTAAGCCTAATGGAATTTTCGGTAGTGCTGCCAATCCCACCTGCGTTCCGAGTGCAGATCCAATTGCAAGGGCAATCGCATAGTGCCAATCAACGAATCCTGTATGATAAAAAAGGATAAAGGCTCCTGCGCAGCTTCCGAAGTTCATTACTCTCGATAGCTGAGCTGCCTTCACATATGAAAATTGCTGGCGCATAAAGTGGATAATTCCAAATGTAGAAGACCCCGGACCAAAGCCACCATCGTAAATGGCAATAAAGAACGGAATGACTTTACTTAGTGGAGTTTGCTTCTTAGTGGATGCCGATTCTTTCGCATCTGAAACCCACTCTTTATTTTTAATCGTCACAAATAACGAAAAGATTAGGAGCACGAGTGCTGTAATATTCATCGTTTGCTCACTGACACTTGTGGTAATTAGTGCTCCGATGATTCCCCCGAAAAACGCTGAGGCTATGAGGGCGATGAGTCCTTTTATTGTAAACAATTTATTCTTGAGTAAATACAGAACACTTGTAAACGAAGCAACTCCTGAGGAAAATTTATTGGTTGCAATCCCTACTTGAATCGGAATTCCCATTAACATCATCGCAGGCAATGTAATGATGCCTCCACCTCCTGCTAATGTACCAATAAACGCCGAAATCAATCCCAATCCAACCAGCAACAAAAATGTTATCATACCTACCATCCTACTCTACTTTAAAATTCACTTTCTCATCATACTGGATAGTTCAGGATTTTTCCAATTTGCACCTCAGTCTCTATACTACTAAAATATGGTAACATAGAGTTATAAAGTTTAAAGGAGAAATAAGATGCTTACATTAAACGAACGGATCCAAGATATGCAAGAGTCTATTCAATTCTCAGGTACTGTTCTTGTAAAAAAACAAGAATCTATCATCTACGAATCTAGTTATGGGTATGCAAACCGATCTGAGCAAATAAAGAATCAGCCTGACACGCGTTTTGGAATTGCTTCTGGTTGTAAAGCATTTACGGCAGTTGCGATTGGTCAACTTGTTGAAAGAGGCCTCCTGACGTTTGACACACCACTTACTGAATGCCTTGACATAGAATTCCCACACTTTGATAAAGGTATTACTATTCATCATCTACTCACTCATACATCAGGAATTCCAGATTACTTTGATGAAGAAGTAATGACCGATTTCGAAGAGTTATGGATTCATAACCCGATGTATCATATTAGAAGATTAAAAGACTTTTTACCGTTATTTCAACATGAACACATGAAGTTCTCAGCTGGCGATCGATTCCACTACAATAATGCAGGATATATTATCCTCGGCCTAATTGTTGAACACGCTACGAATCTCGAGTTTACAAAGTATGTCGAAAAAAATATATTCCAAGCATCTGGAATGGTCAATTCAGGGTACTTTTCCTTTGATTGCTTGCCATCTAAAACTGCAACTGGGTATATTGACTACGAGGATGGCACATGGAAAACTAATATTTACTCACTGCCTGTAAAAGGAGGATCAGACGGAGGTGCATTTGTTACTTCGCTGGATATGACAAGGTTTTGGGAATCATTATTGACAGGTCGGTTAGTAAGTGAGGAAACAATAGCAAAAATGTTGAATCCACATGCAGCATCTAGTGAAGAAAGCTTTTATGGTTACGGTATTTGGA encodes:
- a CDS encoding serine hydrolase is translated as MLTLNERIQDMQESIQFSGTVLVKKQESIIYESSYGYANRSEQIKNQPDTRFGIASGCKAFTAVAIGQLVERGLLTFDTPLTECLDIEFPHFDKGITIHHLLTHTSGIPDYFDEEVMTDFEELWIHNPMYHIRRLKDFLPLFQHEHMKFSAGDRFHYNNAGYIILGLIVEHATNLEFTKYVEKNIFQASGMVNSGYFSFDCLPSKTATGYIDYEDGTWKTNIYSLPVKGGSDGGAFVTSLDMTRFWESLLTGRLVSEETIAKMLNPHAASSEESFYGYGIWIRKHEERIVKYHVMGYDPGVSFHSAYYPEISTTASICSNKSSGAFDMLKIIEQELI
- the putP gene encoding sodium/proline symporter PutP; protein product: MDTATLITFIVYLIGMLAIGIAAYKLTSNLSDYVLGGRRLGPGVAALSAGASDMSSWLLLGLPGAVYASGGMNQIWLAVGLTIGAYLNWQFVAKRLRSYTERANDSITIPDFLENRFRDHKKILRLISALVILLFFTFYTASGMVGGAKLFEASFGLSYSQSLWIGAIVIISYTFLGGFLAVSWTDFIQGILMFLALIIVPIVAFTELGGYSETVRQVGELDPMYLDAFSGMTAIGIISLLAWGLGYFGQPHIITRFMAIKSVKDVPKARFIGMTWMVFGLFGAIFTGFAGIAYFSGNSLPDGEQVFIQFADVLFNPWVSGILLAAILAAIMSTIDSQLLVSSSAVAEDIYRAVFRKDASEKELVWIGRAAVVVIALIAILLAGNPDSSVLSLVSYAWAGFGAAFGPVIILALFWKRMTGRGALAGMIVGAVTVVVWSKITGGLFDLYEIVPGFVFAWIAIMVFSLLDKEPSEEIKAEFDEAAKA
- a CDS encoding TSUP family transporter, translated to MVGMITFLLLVGLGLISAFIGTLAGGGGIITLPAMMLMGIPIQVGIATNKFSSGVASFTSVLYLLKNKLFTIKGLIALIASAFFGGIIGALITTSVSEQTMNITALVLLIFSLFVTIKNKEWVSDAKESASTKKQTPLSKVIPFFIAIYDGGFGPGSSTFGIIHFMRQQFSYVKAAQLSRVMNFGSCAGAFILFYHTGFVDWHYAIALAIGSALGTQVGLAALPKIPLGLARMLLITIIFMLIGQVMIRTF